A part of Miscanthus floridulus cultivar M001 chromosome 6, ASM1932011v1, whole genome shotgun sequence genomic DNA contains:
- the LOC136458799 gene encoding AP-1 complex subunit mu-2-like: protein MAGAVSALFLLDIKGRVLVWRDYRGDVSALQAERFFTKLLDKEDDSEVHSPVVYDDAGVTYMFIQHNNVFILTAARQNCNAASILLFLHRVVDVFKHYFEELEEESLRDNFVVVYELLDEMMDFGYPQYTEAKILSEFIKTDAYRMEVTQRPPMAVTNAVSWRSEGIRHKKNEVFLDVVESVNILVNSNGQIVRSDVVGALKMRTYLSGMPECKLGLNDRVLLEAQGRATKGKAIDLDDIKFHQCVRLARFENDRTISFVPPDGSFDLMTYRLSTQVKPLIWVEAQIEKHSRSRIELMVKARSQFKERSTATNVELEVPVPSDATNPNIRTSMGSAAYAPERDAMVWKVKSFPGGKEYMCRAEFSLPSITAEEGAPEKKAPIRVKFEIPYFTVSGIQVRYLKIIEKSGYQALPWVRYITMAGEYELRLI, encoded by the exons atggcgggCGCCGTGTCGGCGCTcttcctgctggacatcaagggccgCGTCCTCGTCTGGCGCGACTATCGCGGCGATGTCTCCGCGCTCCAGGCCGAGCGCTTCTTTACCAAGCTCCTCGACAAGGAG GACGACTCGGAAGTGCACTCGCCTGTGGTCTACGACGACGCCGGCGTCACGTACATGTTCATCCAGCACAACAATGTCTTCATCCTCACAGCCGCTCGCCAGAACTGCAACGCGGCcagcatcctcctcttcctccaccgTGTCGTAGAT GTGTTTAAGCACTACTTCGAGGAGCTGGAAGAGGAGTCGCTCAGAGATAACTTTGTCGTTGTG TATGAGTTGCTTGATGAGATGATGGATTTTGGGTACCCACAATACACGGAGGCGAAGATCTTGAGTGAGTTCATCAAGACAGATGCATACAGGATGGAGGTCACGCAGCGTCCACCCATGGCCGTGACAAATGCTGTGTCATGGAGGAGCGAGGGGATCCGGCACAAGAAGAATGAA GTCTTCTTGGATGTAGTGGAGAGTGTTAACATTCTAGTTAACAGCAATGGGCAGATTGTGAGATCAGATGTGGTTGGGGCACTGAAGATGCGGACATATTTGAG TGGAATGCCGGAGTGCAAACTCGGCTTgaatgatagggttcttttggaGGCTCAAGGCAGAGCAACTAAAGGAAAAGCGATAGACCTTGATGATATCAAATTTCATCA GTGTGTACGTTTGGCTAGATTCGAGAATGATAGAACTATATCGTTCGTACCTCCTGATGGATCTTTTGATCTAATGACATACAGGCTTAGCACTCAG GTAAAACCTCTTATCTGGGTCGAAGCACAGATTGAGAAACATTCTCGAAGCCGTATAGAACTCATGGTGAAGGCAAGGAGTCAGTTCAAGGAAAGAAG CACAGCAACAAATGTTGAACTTGAAGTGCCTGTTCCTTCAGATGCCACAAACCCAAATATAAGAACTTCAATGGGCTCTGCTGCATATGCTCCTGAGAGAGATGCAATGGTCTGGAAAGTAAAATCATTCCCTGGTGGCAAG GAATACATGTGCAGAGCAGAATTTAGTCTTCCTAGCATAACAGCGGAAGAAGGGGCCCCAGAAAAGAAGGCGCCGATACGAGTGAAATTTGAGATACCATATTTCACCGTATCAGGTATTCAG GTCCGTTATCTGAAGATAATTGAAAAGAGTGGTTACCAGGCACTCCCCTGGGTTAGATATATCACAATGGCTGGCGAATATGAGCTGAGACTTATATGA